The DNA window ggcTAGGCTACTGGGCCTAAATTGCCTAACCATATGGCTCGTTAAGAGAAAATGCAGGCATGCGGGCTTTACCTGTGTTTTTTTATACCTTCAATGAGGGCGGGTATGTACGATTGAACATTGTCTTAGATACCAATGGAGATGGGCCCATTTGTAGAAAAATTAGAAAGGCTTTATAAAGATAGAGGTGGAGAATTCATTCTTGTATCTACATTGGCATTCTTGCTAGTATAAAAGCCATTAGACGACGTGTCACTTGTCCACTCCTTTCTTGCCCGTGAAGTTATACTTGACGGAGTCGTTTTCGTGTAGTGTTTTTTCTTCAGTGTTAATCGCATCCATGGAATTCATTTACAGTGATTTTTGAAGTCGCGTGAAGACTCCATACTTCGACTGAAGGTATAATCTATGAATACTCGTCCGGGAGACACCACAAGACCTCCACTCCTCCTATCCTACCCTATCCTATCCACCACCgccattttattatttttcctttttctcaaCCCCCCCTCCCTTGATTATTAAAGGAAGATGGCGTTCATCACTGCCACATATAGATTGAGATAAGGACGCCTTTGCATCATAagatattcaaagaaaaaacacgATCAGTATCGTTGAATAATGGAAATTCGTGAACTTGGCAAGGCTATGTGAATAGATCAACGATGAAATATACAGGCAAATATACTTCTGGACAGTTTGAGCCAGTCAAGATCGGACATGTCATCAAACTTATAAATGccaaaaagaaaaccataatttatttgtttttagggTTATGGCTCTCTTGAAAATATTGATCATGATCGGGGGTATTTTTGGGCACGTAAATAAACGCACTTTTCTTTTAGGTATTTAAGATTCTAataatttcttcctttattGCCTCTTCAGACTTGTTCcaaaacaattctttttaacCCCGGGCAAGATCAAAACTTTTACAGTGGATTTTTTGAGTTggatttaattagaatttttaataaaaaatcgtATTTAGAATTAtcttaataattgaattttaaataaatttaattcttaaaaataaaaaaatatagttcagAGATCACTgcactaaaaacaattaatgttaaaactagaaaaacctgtcaacttattattttttttaaagaattttaaaaataaaataaaaataataaggataatatatgaaataaattgaattaattttatttaaacttataaattttatttatttattaatttaaattgatctaaaaaattgattttaaacggtctattaaaaaagaagaaaaaacagttGAAAAGGCGACCGTGGCCAATTGTACATTTTTTAGACAGCAGAATATGCTTTGCTCTACCCTGCGAGCTTCCTTTCCCTCTGCATCTCTTGTGCTTAATCCCTTTATTACTTCTTCTGTCTTCTCCATTTTCTCTcccatcaaaaaacaaaacaaaaaaagctctctctctttttatgctttgataAGAGATGGAGCTTGTTAAAGAGCTGCTTGTGACTGGTGTTGTtgctgttttgttttcttttctgataGCCAAACTTGTTTCTTTGGCTGCGTCTGGTGGTGATTCCAGCAGTAAAAATGCCAATCGAGAAGTTATTACTGCAGCAGAGATTGTCggtgaagaagaaggaaaagtgATCACCGAAGAGTTACGGTTCCGTGAAAGATTGCAAGTCGAGGGGCTTAAGACCGAAACTAAAACAGAATTTGTTGAACAAGCAACAGAAAAGATCGATGAATTCATCACGGGAATCTTTGCTTTCGAGAACGTTAACGAGGCCGTGAATCGCGAGGAGATACTGCTTGAAATCGAGGCGCGTGAATTGGCTCTAGAATTGATCGAGGCAATTTTAAGAGAAGAAGAGTACAAGTTAAAGGGAGGAGAATTTGACAATGAAGAGGTCAAACATGTAAATTTGGCTAGTTCAATTAATGAAAACAGAGAAGATGAATCAGTTGGAATTGAATTAGATGCTGTCGAGACTGATTCAAAAGAGAAGATGAATGAGATTGAAGTCAATGATGACGAGGATGATGATTGGGAAGGGATAGAAAGGAGTGAATTGGAGACAATGTTTGGAGAAGCAGCAAGGTTTGTTGTGGAGTCAGGAGATAAAGATGGGAGATTTGCAGGTGTAGGGAGCGATGTGCAAATGGAGTTGTATGGACTTCATAAGGTTGCCACCGAGGGGCCTTGCCTCCAGAAGCCTCCCATGGCTCTCAAGGTTTCTGCCCGTGCCAAGTGGTATTAAACTTTCCTCAATTAACTTCCCCATGTCTCcgtttacattttttttcttcttattatttttacattattattattattctcttgtTTGTTAATTTGACTGAATGGGAGCAGATAAACGTTTTCCATTGAGAGAGAAGTTAGGATAAGATAGTCTCCAGGtaaaatactttgttttaatgatataaaaagtGAGAGTTTCCGAAATGTAGATCAGGAAAATGAAAATGCCGATAAATTGAGGCAGCTTGCTCATTACAGATGTCAGCACGAGATGAACATTTGTCAAACAAGGTTAGAGAAGAGctctgaattaaaaataaataaatgaaaatcagAAAACGAACACATGGAGATCATTAGAAATCCACGCTTGGGCAGGTTGTATTATAAATGACGTTTTTTGTCTGTCTCCCTCTAAGGTTAGGTCTACAATAGTTTttcttgcttaaaaaaaaaaatataaatttaaagctTTGCTGTATCTTGAAGTTATGTTGCTTCAACcctataataaatatatcaattaataccttaaaaatatgatttcacGCTTCAAATCTTGTTGGCTATACCTGGACCTTTTCCTGGTACTGTTCCAACTGCTTAGATATAGCCAAAAATCAAGACAGCTTAGCAAACAAAATACAAGATTATGGCGTTCATCAGCTGTAATCTTTTGCTAGGTGGACTGTTaacctaagaaaaagaaaatgaatgcaCAGAACAACACCTTAGGGGCTGCCTGTACCAAAAAGTTACACCGTATAGTTTGATAGCTAGTTATAATAACAGGGTTGACAGCTGCTATGTATGAGTGATCGAGGGAACTGGTTACGTTGTGCAAGGAATGCTTGGCAAAGGCTGGGAAACATGAGTCCAGAGGCAGCTATGGAGCAGTATATTGTCCTTGTATCTGATAGAGCCCCAGGGTGGATGGAAGACAAACCTGGTGTAGGTATTTTCCATTGCAGCGTTCTGTTTCCTATAATGACTTTGACTGAAAAGAGTCTCTGGTTAATTTTACTTTACAGGGAGACAGTAAACCAGGATCATCTGAAGTGACAAATCCTGTTGCTGTAACTCCAGATTTAAGTACATTTTCATCCCGGCAACCAGATTGTACAGAAGCAATGTATGTCCTAAATGTTTggctattttgatttttcccctaaatcatttatttgttagtctttgttttttcctgagcttattattataacatgataatatCACTGTGTCCTCGTGTAGGACATGTAAGAATCCAGAACCGAAGCTTGGTGCTGAAGAAAGGGATTTGACTGGGGCCTCAAACTGGATAACAGGGTATAAATCGTTAATTCATGCATATTGCATTTTCTTCCATATGCCTTTTTCTCCTAAGCTGTTGCAGGAACTTGCGGGTTCCTGAAAGGCTTTGAACTGAATCTTGTTATTTTCATAGGACAATATGATTAGTGTGGTTTCTATGCTCTGCGCAGCAGAAGGGTAGGAAGTATTTTGGAGAAATCTTTAGTTGATGTTATTTATCGCAAGTCTGATGTAAGGTTTCTCTATAACcgctacttaaaaaaaacaagcatcagtattatagtaaaaaaaagaaaaatttacagGGGTTCCCCGCTATGCCTGGGGGTAGCTCAGGTGTAGGGGTATGGGAGTTTGGGTTGGGATTTTAGGTTGTTGACTTGGGGTTTTCCGTTGtaccaaaaagaagaaaaatgttgGTGGTTGCTGTCTAATTTGAATAATCCGTAATTACCTCCTGGAATGTCTTTCTTCAATCATGATTGAATTCAACGAGGTTGAGAAGAAATCCCTTCAAAGAATATTTTGTACTGTCGAAAAAGAAACCACAGGCATCacactataaatataaaagatttttgGTATAATTGGTGGATGATGACCATTCTCTGCATCATCACATTCTTATGAGAAAACTTGTTTCTGCCACTTATTGAAATCAATTCTAATAAGATTCTTATCTAGCTTTCGTCTGCAACTTGACAATCACTAGCGACAATCTATTGGGAATCTGCCATCCATGATTTGTGTCATATTCTTGAGCATTTCTCTAAtgaattttcattttagtcGTCACTCATTTCTTTCTTATTGAAAGGTCTTACTACCAATGATCCCAATATACAAGCCACAGGGCTTACACGTAAccaatttaatatgaaaattttcAGGCCGAAGAATGACAAGCATTGCTCTGCTGCTTGAAATCTCCAACCATGGAACCCTTCTCCTTTGGCTGAACCACAGACAAGACTAAATCTTGTTGCTAAGTATAATCTTTGCTTCAATTATGTAAGGTTCTTGCCTGTTTATACTATAATTTATATGTCCTTGGAAGTGAACTATGCATTGTATGATACTAATAACGTGGGTGTGCAGTGCATTGTTGAATTTGTATATATACAACGTGTATGTATGTCCCATGATTCATCGCCCAGCTGGTTGGGATCAttgaattataatatatatgatgttAATGCACCATTCTTCCTGAGGCATATTTGAGCATGCTTATGCCAGTCTTTCCGGGTAATTGTCCCGActcctttttaattataatccctgaaaaaatatgaagcgaTGTTGGGATTACGTGAAAGAATGTGTTATAAGACTTGCGCACTAATTAAGCGATTGCTGTTTGTCAAATACTTGTTACGATTATACATTCACATGCAAGTAAAGTGCTCCTCGCGTTTGGAATTGTTGGGAGGGAAAGTAGTTGCCTATAGTCTCTGTTTTTCTTCGCAAGTTAAAgtctccctttttttctttctttttcctatttccTTAGCATTTGCAATCCAATAATATGGGGCATCCCTTGACGCTGTTTAGGATATAGATGAGACAGGGTGGATGATATTGTGCACTTGGAGTTTAGATATGTTTAACCGAGTTaagttttctctctctttttggcTGTTCAGCCGAAAAAAGTAGAGAAAAATTAATCAGTCAAATAATTTGCAGAATGTCATGGTTGCTGGTATGGCAAGTTACATGACCAAGACCATTTGACTGCGCTGTGAGCTCATGATTTTGGTTCCCCGAAGTTGTCACAAGGGCTCTTAGATTTTAATTTCCCGTTCTTTGGAAGTGGACAATAAATTTGAATTCGTTTCCAAGTAATTCTGAAACGAGTTATAACTTATAAGCGAAGCTCAGAATGTGGTAAGCGTGGCCAAGTGTTAGGGATGGCTTCCATGCCTGACTGTCTTATCGCATTTCTTTGTGGTGGCCATGGATGACACCAGCACTGATTAATGTAAACGACTGCTATTTATTAGAGCATGCTGCTAAACGCTGACAAACTCACTAAGATAGAGAATACATTAAAAGCTAATTTGGAGAAATGTTATCCTTATTCCCCTGATTAGCGATGCTAGAAAAATTAGTAAATGGCATATTAAGATCGTTTTTCTGACACGGAACCAGTGCTATGGACATTGTTGTGATCATATGCCCCGCCGTCCCCGGTACCTATGCCGCCACCATAACCCGAGCCATACCTCCACCATTACCACGCCAGCGAAACCCACCTCCAAAGTGGCCATCCCCTCCAACGCCACCCCAGCCAACACCACCACCTAGGCCCACAGCATTCCCATTGGCATTGCCGTAGCCTCCACCTCCACTACCCGGCCCATAGCCATTATCGCTACCATAGCTTCGTTTTTCTTGAAACAAATAAGACTTAAGTTTTCCCTACCCAACTCTTGAATTCCTGCCCGCAAGTTTTTAGCCATGtgatatacatatattttcccGGTCACGCACCATgtatttcagaatttttttctatagaagATAACCAGGTTATTTTTCACGCTATCGCTATAGCTTGGATAAAAAAAGTAGTATTTAGACCATAGaaaatctttcaatattattattaaatttgatataatattttaaacttgaaaactcACGATTGAATTCTTTACTTCACTCgagttttaataaaatgaagtaAAAGCTCTCTagctttattaattaaaaaaatccaaattaaaaaaaattaaaaaaaaataacaaattaatcatAGTCAAGTTATCAAATTCATGATTAGCCTTATCGATTGAaaagattcaaagaaaaaaaataaaattaaaaaaaaatgacaaattaatcATAGTCAAGTTATCAAATTCATGATTtgagttataaattttattgggttgaatggatttttttattatataataaaaatattaaaatgaatttacaatcaactcaatattaaaaaataaattttaattaaaaaaatcaaccttaaagagtgaaaatgaaataaaaagatataaaaaaagaaaaagaaaacttaaatgATGACCTGGATGACTTAACATAGTTAGGCCTACTACAACAAAGCTCGGGCACATGGGCGTGAAATAGGCAGGTCATCCAAccttttaaaatacatatatacacacacacacacacacacacaaacgaTTACCCATCTATTGCataaaagataatataattCCTAGTGTTGCTTGAACCTGCGACTTTTGACTAATTAAAGACACATATTAACCAATTAAGCTACGACATAAAGAAGTTAATGgatcattgtatttttaaaattttattttttgagcctaagtctatattaataaaaaaagcctCAGACATCGTGATAACCCAACATATTTAACGTCAAATCCAAATGACATGTGTCTGGCTTGCTTCCAGGTCCAATATTTTTAGATTCAGTTGTGTATTAAGCTCAAGTACACATAAGTCTAGCAAATTGCCagatataatattatttgattcaGCTACGCGCTAAGCCCAATTACATATGAGTATGATGAGTTGTCATACCCAAC is part of the Populus trichocarpa isolate Nisqually-1 chromosome 2, P.trichocarpa_v4.1, whole genome shotgun sequence genome and encodes:
- the LOC7462853 gene encoding uncharacterized protein LOC7462853, encoding MASNYCRNEQLSVPNRGGWWVEILGHLDGVNAWLRKESYENKTLWKQKLRTRGGAVQLTIITNYGSDNGYGPGSGGGGYGNANGNAVGLGGGVGWGGVGGDGHFGGGFRWRGNGGGMARVMVAA
- the LOC7472669 gene encoding acyl-CoA-binding domain-containing protein 3, with the translated sequence MELVKELLVTGVVAVLFSFLIAKLVSLAASGGDSSSKNANREVITAAEIVGEEEGKVITEELRFRERLQVEGLKTETKTEFVEQATEKIDEFITGIFAFENVNEAVNREEILLEIEARELALELIEAILREEEYKLKGGEFDNEEVKHVNLASSINENREDESVGIELDAVETDSKEKMNEIEVNDDEDDDWEGIERSELETMFGEAARFVVESGDKDGRFAGVGSDVQMELYGLHKVATEGPCLQKPPMALKVSARAKWNAWQRLGNMSPEAAMEQYIVLVSDRAPGWMEDKPGGDSKPGSSEVTNPVAVTPDLSTFSSRQPDCTEAMTCKNPEPKLGAEERDLTGASNWITGPKNDKHCSAA